The genomic segment TCCGCTACCAAAATCCGTGCTATAGAAGACAAGTTTGATTTCACCAGAGGCGCACCGGTTTTCACCATAAACGGCAATTACGTTACACGCGGCTGGACCGAGTGGACACAGGGCTTTCAATATGGGTCTGCAATCTTGCAGTACGACGCAACCAACGAGGAAGCTTTTCTTGAAACGGGCATTGCACAAACTGTGCAGCGCATGGCGTCACACATCACCCACATCGGCGTCCACGACCACGGCTTCAACAACGTGAGCACCTACGGCAACTTACTTCGCCTGATGAATGAAGGACGCATCGCAGAAAATATGTGGGAACGCAATTTCTACGAGCTCGCCATAAAATGCAGCGGCGCTGTGCAGGCAGCAAGATGGACGGCTCTGCCCGACACAGGCGGCTTTATCTATTCATTTAATGGTCCGCACTCCCTCTTCTCAGACACCGTTCGCTCGCTACGCGCCTTGAGCCTGGCTCATAAGCTGGGGCATGTACTTATGGGTGAACACGATGCCAAAATCTCTTTGCTTCACCGGGCTATCCAGCACTTGCATAGCTCGGCCAAATACAATGTATATTTTGGTGAAGGGCGGGACAGCTACGACGTAGCCGGCCGCGTCGTACATGAAAGCATTTTCAACCTGAATGACGGGCGCTACCGCTGTCCAAGTACACAGCAAGGATACAGCCCGTTCTCCACCTGGACTCGCGGCCTTGCCTGGATCCTTACGGGCTTTACGGAACAGTTGGAATTCATTGACACCATCCCTGCTACTTCGCTTGGTACCTGGGGGCCCAAAGAAGAGTTGGCTGCGATGCTCGTCCGTACTGCACGCGCAACCGCTGACTTCTACATTGAGCAGACCCCAACATGTGGCATTCCTTATTGGGATACCGGTGCACCAGGCCTGGCATTAATGGATGATTACCTCAACAAACCGGCTGACCCATACGGCGCCAAAGAACCTGTAGACAGTTCTGCTGCTGCCATTGCCGCCCAGGGCTTCATCCGCCTCGGGCGCTATTTAAAAGTAGAAGACCCAGAGGCCGGCGAACGGTATGTAAAAACCGGGCTCAAAATGATGGACTCTCTTCTTAGCACACCTTACTTGAGCGACGATCCGGAGCACCAGGGCCTGTTGCTGCACGCAATTTACCACCAGCCCAACGGATGGGACCATACGCCGGCCGGTGCTGCCATTCCGTATGGCGAGTCGTGCATGTGGGGCGATTACCACCTGCGCGAAGCCGCCCTCTATGTACAACGCATTGCGAAGGATGAGCCTTATTACACCTTCTTCGCCTAAAGCTTCCAAGGTGCGCCGCAACAAGTGCGGCGCACCCTCTCTACTCACGCTGTTTGTCAACAATGCGCTCCCGCCTCTGCATCCACACAATAACCACCAAGCCCTGGCAAATAGAGAAAGCGCTGACTGC from the Bacteroidota bacterium genome contains:
- a CDS encoding glycosyl hydrolase gives rise to the protein MWAHSATKIRAIEDKFDFTRGAPVFTINGNYVTRGWTEWTQGFQYGSAILQYDATNEEAFLETGIAQTVQRMASHITHIGVHDHGFNNVSTYGNLLRLMNEGRIAENMWERNFYELAIKCSGAVQAARWTALPDTGGFIYSFNGPHSLFSDTVRSLRALSLAHKLGHVLMGEHDAKISLLHRAIQHLHSSAKYNVYFGEGRDSYDVAGRVVHESIFNLNDGRYRCPSTQQGYSPFSTWTRGLAWILTGFTEQLEFIDTIPATSLGTWGPKEELAAMLVRTARATADFYIEQTPTCGIPYWDTGAPGLALMDDYLNKPADPYGAKEPVDSSAAAIAAQGFIRLGRYLKVEDPEAGERYVKTGLKMMDSLLSTPYLSDDPEHQGLLLHAIYHQPNGWDHTPAGAAIPYGESCMWGDYHLREAALYVQRIAKDEPYYTFFA